GCCGGTCTTCCATCCAGTCTGCGCCGTGCCGCTGTATCGCCTCGCGGAGAGGTTGGTCTTCGAGATATAAATTGTAGTTTTCCAGCGGTTTCGGCTGGTTTTTTACTTCATGTGTCTGGTGGAGATGCTGGCGTTCTTCAATCAACATGGGTGGTCTCCCGTATGCCTCACGCTGTGCTGGCAACAAGGTGCCGCATATCTTATTATACGACACGCTACTGTGTATGGGAGTGGTTGTCAAGGCGCTCACCGGGCACAGTCTGGGGCCGTAGCATCATCGGTTCTTGTCCCGCATGGGAACGGCCGGCCGGCGGCAGGGCGCCTGTACCTCAGTGAACGTCAGACAGCCCTGCGACCGCAGAACGGAAGACGGGAGATTATCTTATGGAATCACCGACCAAGCCATCCAACGGCATGGGCCGCCGCGGATTTCTGAGGCGGGGAGGCACGGCCCTTGCGGCTGCCGTATTCCCCTCGATTATTCCAGCAACGGCGTTGGGGCGCGAGGGCATACTCGCGCCTGGCGACCGGATTAACCTGGGTTTCATCGGCATGGGCAAGATGGCCAAGGGGCATCTGGGCAGTTTTCTGGGCGACGGTCGCGTACAGGTATTGGCCATCGCGGATGTCGAGCGCCACCGTCGCGAGCGGGCGGCCGGCCGCGTGAACCAGTACTATGCCGAGCGCGCCGGAGCGGGAGGCTATCAGGGTTGCATGCAGTACGGCGATTTCCGGGAACTTTGTGCGCGCGAGGACTTGGACGCGGTCGTGATCGCGACGCCGGACCATTGGCATGCGCTGACCGCGATTGAAGCCGCCAGGAACGGCAAAGACATCTACCTCGAAAAACCGATGACGAAGACCATCGGCGAGGGGAAGGCGCTGGTCCGTGCGGTTAAGCACTACGGGCGCATCCTCCAGGTCGGTAGCCAGCAGCGTTCCGACAGTACCTTCCGCTTTGCGTGCGAACTGGTGCGCAACGGCCGCATCGGCAAGGTACATACGGTTCATGTCAACGTGGGCGGCCCGCCCGAAGACGACTATCTGCCGCCGGAGCCGGCGCCCGAAGGCCTGGACTGGAACTTCTGGCTGGGTCCGGCGCCGTGGCGGCCCTATAATTCGACCTTCGCGCCGCCGGAGAGCTTTGACGGCTGGCCGAACTGGCGGGGCTACCGCGACTTCGCGGGCGGCGGCATGTGCGATTTTGGCGCGCATCACTACGACATCGCGCAGTGGGGGCTGGGCATGGACCATACGGGTCCGGTCGAGGTGCAGTATCCGGATGGGGGCGGCAACATCGCATACGTATATGCCAACGGCATCGTGATGCATCACGGCGGCGGGTGCGAGGGCGCCGCGGTCGAATGGATTGGCGATCAGGGACGGGTGTCGGTCAATCGTGGCCAGTTCCTCAAGACGGACCCGCCGGGTCTTGCGCATGAGACCATCGGCCCGAACGAAATCCACCTGTACGCCAGCGACAACCACAAGGACAACTGGCTGGAAGCCGTCCTGACACGCCGAGAGCCGATTTGCACGGTCGACATCGGGCATCACACGGCGAACATCTGCAACATGGGCAATATCGCATATTGGCTCAAGCGCTCGCTCAAGTGGGACCCGGAAAACGAGGTGTTCCCCGGCGACCCGGAGGCCAACCGGCTCATTGGCCGGCCTATGCGCAGCCCGTGGCAGGCGTGAACGATGGGACACGGGAAAGCACGGGGAGAATACGCGATGAAACGTGTGTGGGTGTTATCCTTGACGGCCGTTTGCGTAGTTGCCGCCGCACTTGCCCAGGAACCGGTACTCACCCTCGACCAGGCGATGCAGGCTGCCCGCAAGTATGAACTTGGCCAGGATGCAGCCCCGCTGCGGTTCCTGACGGAGCTGGTGGCGAAGACGTACGGGGACGCGGCGGCCCGGGGCGAATTGGCGGACCGGTTCGCGGCGTTGCTGAGCGGCGATACGACCTTCGACGGGAAGCTTTTTGCGTGCAGGCAACTCTACATCATCGGCACTGTAGAGCAGCTTTCCGCGATCGCGCCGCTGCTGCTCGATGAAAGGCTGAGCGACGCGGCGCGTTATGCGCTCGAGGCCATGCCGGGCGATGCGGTTGACCAGGCGTTGCTCGATGCCATGGGAAGGGCCGGCGGCAAAGTCAAGGTCGGGATCATCAATTCGTTGCGCGCCCGGCGCTGCGCTTCCGCAACGCCCCCGCTGGCCGGATGCCTGCGCGATAGCGACGTCGAGGTCGCGAAAGCGGCCGCGCTTGCGCTCGGCGCTATCGGTACCACGGACGCTGCGCGGGAACTGATGCTGGTCATGATTGAGGAGGTTCCCGGCCTGCACCGGACCATTGTAGACGCGTACCTTGAGGCTGCGTGGGCGGAACTGGCTGCAGGGCACATCGATTCCGCGCGCGAGATGTTCCGGGCGGTCCACCATGCGCCGGAAGCCAAAGCGCAACTGATGGCGGCCGCGACGGGCTGGCTCGAGGCGGACCCGCGGTCGGCGGCGCGCCTGATGGTTATCATGCTGACGGAGGCGGATTTCGAATGGGTGCTCCAGGCGGTGCAGCACGCGCGCACGATTCCGGGCGAACAGGCCACACAGTTTTTCGTTGACATCCTCGAGAATGAGCCGCTGCCGCCTGAGAACGGGGCTCTGCTCATCAAGGCGCTGGGGGAGCGCGGCGACCGTCTCGCGCTGCCGGCGGTGACCAGGGCGCTTGAGAGCGAGCACGAGGCCATGCGCGCCGCCGCGATCGAATGCTTGGGCGCTCTCGGCGACGCGACGTCCGTACCCCTGCTCGCCCGCGCCGCCGCGGCGGCCAAGGGCGACGAGCAACGCGTGGCGCGCCAGAGCCTGTACCGGCTTTCCGGCGACGCCATCGACCGCGCGATTCTGGACGCGTTGGGAAAGACGGACGGACCGGGGCGCGTGGAATTGATCGGGGCCGCGGGCGAACGCAAAACGCCAGGCGCGCTGGACCTGTTGATAACGCAAGTGGATGACGCCGACGCGACGGTCCAGGAGGCGGCAGGCAAGGCGCTGGCCAGTGTGGCCGCGTTTGATGATTTGCCGAAGATCGTGGACGTATTGCTGTCGTGTCCCGAGCAGGCGCGCGGAACGCTCGCGCGAACAATGGTTCAGGTCGCGCGCAAGGCCGGGAGATTGGAAGGCGCCGCAGCGCCCGTGCTGGAAGCACTGCAAAGAACCGAGCATTCCCCGCTCGTCTGCCTGCTATTGCAGGCGCTCGGCGAAATTGGCGACCCAATGAGTCTTGACACGCTGCGTGCCGCCGTCAATGACCCCGACGAGACAATCGCCTATGCCGCGGTCTGCGCGATCAGCGACTGGCCCGATGCGTCCCCGCTCCGTGACGCGCTGTCCATCGCCGAGAACGCTGAGGAGGAGAGGTTCCGGTCGCGGGCGCTGGACGGGTTCGTGCGTATGCTTGCATTGCCCAGTGACCGCGCCGAAGCGGAGACGGTGGCGCTGTACGAGCAGGCCTTGAAACTGGCAACAGGCACCGGCACAAAACGGCATGTCCTGTCGGGCCTGTCTGAATTGGCGGACGCGAAAGCGCTGGAAATCGCCGAGCGGTATGTGACCGACGAGGATGTGGCAACGGAGGCGGCGGTGGCCGCGGAACGTATACGCAGCAATTTCTATCAGGCCGTCGCCTCGTTAAACACGGAAACCGCGCGTCAGGCGATGGACAAGAATGTGGATACCCGCTGGACTTCCGGTCGGCCGCAGTCTGGCGATGAATGGTTTTTAATCGACATGACCCGCTCGACGGAAGTCGCGGGGATCGTGCTGGATACGTCGCGTTCGACGAGAGACTATCCTCGCGGCTATGAGGTGTACGCGTACGTCGACGAAGACAACCCCGGCGCCCCCGTGGCCAAGGGCGAAGGCAGCGGCCCTGTGCTCGAAATCCGATTTGCGCCCGTGCAGGCCCGTTTCCTCAAGATTGTACAGACCGGCCGCGTCGATGACGGCTGGTGGTGGTCCATTGACGAACTGCGCGTGATCGTCAAGTAAGTCCCGTCCGGCGGCTCACCCTTTCCGCGGAAGCGTGGCGCACCAGTTCGGATCGGGGCTCTATTCCGTTTCCTCGATGAAGCCGTGGTAGAGGCCCATGTAGTAGGGCAGCAGGAACACGGTTCCAGAGGCCAATTCCTGGCCCCCGCCGGTGTAGTCGAGTTGCCAGGGGTCGGTGTTCCAGTGATTGAAATGGCGGTTTTCGACCGGCAGCACCTTTCCGTTCACGCGATAGCCGCGGTTGCGGTATACGGGCATAGTTGGCTCGGACGCCTGCTGACGCGGCAGGAGAACGAGGTCAAGCCGGTGACTGTTCTCATGCGCCCAGTCGCAGCGGTCGAGCGGGAAGCCCCGGAGCGTGGCGATGGCATCATCGAGCCAGCCGCGCCAGGGTGTGACGCTGTGGGCGCCATAGGGATCGGAGACTTTGGCGTTCAAGCCCTGGGCGGCGTAGGCGAAGTTGAAGAAAGGGTTCATCTCGGGCTGTTCGAGCGTCCAATACATGTAGAACGAATAGAGCGCCTGCTCGCGCAGTTGTGCGTCCTTCGAGTACTGGAGAAGGTGGTAATAGCTCATGAACGCCATCTCGTCGTCGGACTGATTTCCGGAACCGATGCCGAACTGGAGCTTGGGAAACATGAGGTTTTGCGCGTAGGCGTGCTCGTCGATGAGTTCCCGCGCGGCATCAGCAAACTTGGAATCGCCGGTGACGTGCTCCGCCACGGCGAGATAAGACAGGATGCTGAGGGAATTCAACCCGCGTTCCGGAAACCACAGCGGGTCATGATTAACGGAAGGGGGGCCGAAGACGGCCCAGCGCGTGGGCGCGCCGTCGTGGTCCACCAGATAGAATCCGTGGTCGACCAGATGCGTCGCCAAGTCGTTTACGACTTCGCGCACGCGCTCTTTTTCTTCTTCGGTGTCTGCGACGAGGTCGTAGTAAAGCCCGTAGAAGAAGAAATGGCCGTCCAATTCATCCGAACTGGTGTCGGTCTTGAAATACCACTGCCCGTCCGCGCTCTTGGGCCAGCGCGGTTCATACACTTTCCAAAGCACGTCTTCCTCTTCCCGTTGCCGGATGTCCCCCTCGATGCGGCCCGTATTGGGGTCGGGCTCCTCGACGGAGCGGATGGTCCGCGCGATATAACCGCGGGGCGGGCTGTGTTCCGCGCCTTGGGTTACCTTCTGCAGGAAGCGCAAGGCCTCAAACGCACGCCTGGCGCGGTCTTTCGCCGCGGGATCGCCCGTTGCCGCATAGGCAAAGCATTCCCCGGCCCCGTACATGCTGGTCCATAGTCCGTCATTGTCGCTGTCGCTGTACGTGATGCGGGTCTTGTCTCCTGGCTTCTGCAGGCGCACTTCAGAAACGTATCCGAAGGGCGTGCGGCGGATCAGGTCCATTTCAGCTTCATAGTAAGCGGCCTTCTCGGCCAGCGTCATCATGCGGTGTTCGATCCGGCCCACGCCGCCCGCAGTGGCGAACCAGACGTTCCCTTGCGCGTCCACCACAATGTCGCGGACGTCATCATCCGGCAGCCATCGATACCCTTGCCGGTAGGCCCATTCCTTGCCATCGAAGCGAATGGTGCCCTTTCTTGTGCCGAACCACATGACGCCGTTGGGAGCGGCAACGACACATGTGAAATCGTTGTAGGGGAGTCCTTCCTGGCCTGTATAGAATTCCCAGCCGGCGTTCATCCGGCATCCCACGCCGGCCAGCGTGGCAAACCAGAGGCGGCCCTCGCAGTCGTAGGCCACGCCTCGCACGTCAGACGCCGCCCAGAGCCGTCCCATACCGTCGTTGATGGTCATGGGCGTCCGCACCCCTGCCTCGGTTTCAACAAACAAGCCCTCGGGCGCGGCATAGGCCGCAGGTTTGCCCGGATACGTGGCGGGACGGGGCTGCAGCGCGGGCGGCACGACAGGCTGCGAGGCCGGCACCCATGCTTTGCCGTCAAAAATGACCGTCTTTCCCTGCGCGAGGGCATGAACCGTTCCTTGCGTATCGAGCCAGACAGCGGAGACATCGTTGGAGGGCAATCCGTCCGCCATCGTATAACGATGCGCAATTTCCTGCGGAAACCGCCCGATTCGGCAGGGTATGGAATCCGCTTCGGCGGCAAAGGCGGACAGAATCGCCCAAAGGAACCAGAACTTCGTAGTGCCGAGGAGTCTTGACGCTGACAACTGCCAATCCTTTCGCTTGACCCGGGCCTGACGCCGCGGCATCGGTTACATACATTGCGTCGTGGCGCTACGCCCCGTCTTGCCCAAGCGTGTTTTCGCGCAGACATAGGAGCACGCACACCGCTTCGCCGTCTTCCAGCACAGGAAAGTACGTGGCCTCGAATTCGTAACTGCCACCGGGGAACTGGGCCGCGAACTCACTGCGCTGCGGGCGGCACACCTGCACGACGGTGGCAAAAACTTCCTGTTGCTCCGGCGCGCGCCAAGTCTTGAGCAAGTCATGCAGGCCTCTGCCCGCGGTGTCGCGCAAGTCGGTTTCGAGACGGTCTTCCAGTTCCGGCGACACGGTAAGCCACAGTACCCGGCCGCCGGGGTCGAGCGCCAGAAACATGAATTCGTCGCGCGCGCCGAGGAAGCGAAGCATGTGACCGAGTCCGGCAAGACGCGCGGTTTCATCCACGGGCTCGATGATCCCTGCCATGCCCGTGCATACTCCCTCCGGATTCCGCATCGGTGCAGCCACTATGCGGACTTCCCGCATGGCGCCGTCTTTGCAGCGGTGGGTGGTTATGCGTTGTACCTGCGTGATGTTTTCAGAGACGCATCCCAGCAGGTGTTCCAGGTCGGCCTGACCTGTCTCGTCTCCGCCCAGGAAGGCGAAAGAACGTCCAACAAGTTGCTCGGGGGTATAGCCATAAATGCGCTGGGCGGCGCGGCTCACATGCGTAATGCAGCCGACCGCGTCGACAGCCCAGAGGGCAACCGGCGCGTGAGCCCAGGGACCGGCGTTTTCCGCCGGGGACTCAGGAAGCACCGTGCTTGTCTCTGGCGCCGGAGGCCGTGCGTAGAACTGGGAAAGCGCTTGCGTGAAGGTGATTGCCTGATTCTCTTCGTCAACACTCCATATGCGCGGTCCGTTCGTATGCTCGTATATCACGACAGCGGCGATATTCGCCCCAATGCGCACGGGACAGGCGATCAGGGCGGTGGCCGTGGGCGCGCCGCCCAGCGCGGCGGCCAGACGCCGGGACCACCTTTCTTCATTCACGTCCGCAACGGCCACCGCCGGGTCCAATTCCATGGCGTCAAACCATTCGGGATACTCCGCGCGCGATAGCAGCATGCCCGAAGCATGCGCCTGCGAAGCGGTCTCGTATCGGTCCATGCAGATGAGCACGCCGTCGCTGTCCAACGTCCACAGGCCGGCGCGCGCGGTATCGAGACTGGCCGCGGCGGCCTCCATGAACTTCGCGGCGGCATTTCGGGGGCCGCCATCGCGGCATTCCTGGGAACGGACCAGACTGCGGAGTGCTTCGCGCTGGTCGTGCGCGCGTTTGGCCAGGAGGATTCGGGCGGCTTCCTGTTCGCGCAACGTGGCGCGCACTTCTTCCAAGCGGGTACGTGAATCCCGGACCTCTTTTCTGGCGGAGAACAGGGCTTGAAGTTGTGCGTCCGGTATGGGTGCGGTATCCGGGGAGACAACGTTGTGTTGGGGTAAGGGCTGGACAGACTCCCGCAGCCAGCCTTGCGTTGCCTCGAGCAACGCGCGCATTTCCGTGACGCGGGATTTCAACTGGGGCTGGTACGCGGCCTCGGACGCACCGTGCCTTCGCGCCTGCTCCAACAGGCCCAGGATTGGCCTGCGCAGGATGGCGGCAAGCACCAGGGAGAGCGCAAGTGCGGCCACCACGCCCCACAGCCCCACTAGCAGCAGGTTATCCCGAGCCTGGTGGACGCCGAAGAGCAGGTCGTCCACGGGCGCCGCAGCGGCCAGAATCAAGGGTGGATTTTCGCGCGAGACGACTCTGCGGATAGCAAACCACCATGCATTCTGATTAATCCGGAGCATGAAGGGGCGTGACTCACGGTCCTTGCTCGAGTTCCAGCGCGCGAGTGCTTCGGCCAGACCCGGCTGTCCGGCAGGCGAGAGTGTCAACGGCGCGGCGGGGGCATCAGGCCGGTTCGCGTCATAACGCGCCCCGGTCAACCCGAGCGGTTGACCCGACTCCGTGAACAGGGCCACATAGCCGCCCGGTGTCGGGTACAGGCCGACAAAGCCGTCTGCAATCAGGTCGAGACGCAAATCGAATTTCAGTACCGTTTCGCCTGGACCGGGACCGACCGCGAAGGCCGCGGACATGACGGGGACTGGAACGTCTGGGGTGGAAACGGGGGCACCCCAATAGATGTCCGGCATTTCCGTCTGGTTGAGGTCGTTCCGAAGACGGCACAAGGAAAGTGCCTCCCGATACCAGTCTTCCGCTTCCGGAGAGGAAAAGGGAACCGCCTGTGGTTCTCCGCTGAGCGGTCTTCCCTGCGGGTCCCAGCGGCGGACCATGAACTGGGTACCCTGTTCTCCGGCCTGCTGTATCGACGAGGACCAACCGTTATTTTCACGGCGCAGGCTGAAAGCACCTCCTTGCCTGTAAACGGTCGCGCCACAGACCATGGGCGCCGGGTCAAGAAGGGGCCGGAACACATCTGGCGACAAGAGGCTGAAGCCGGTGTTCTCTTGAGACAAGACGGACCAGTCCCGGGCTATTCGAATACTTTGCTTCGCCGGTTGCAGGCGTCGCTCCAGTTCGGCCTCGGCTTGCGATAGAGCTGCCTGGAATACCGCGGATGCAGCTTCTTCGGCTGCGACGTAATGATGGACGTACAGGACAACCGCGGCTGCCCCGGTCACGAGTATCACGAGGACGGCGGAAGCGAGGAACAGGAGGGGGCGAAGTCCCAGTGTGCGGCGAGGGCGCGCCCGGTCAAGGTTTTCATCTGATGAATTCATGGGAAGAGGACCTTGCGTGCCTTCCTGTTGCGCTGACATTCCGTGCCGGCGACCGGACTGCCACACCTGCCCACACGAACTGCCCGAAGTATCCCGCGCAGGGCGCGCCCAATTCAAGGCCTTGGCGCAGAGTCCCTGGTCGATTGTGCCACGGTCCCGTTATGCACCTGCCGTGCCGCGCCCGCCAAAACGTGAGTTCGTCCGGACTGCGATTATGTGCCTTGGCTTGAGGGAGAATGTGCGGTCAGGCGCGGAAACGTTTAATGGACGAATATCGAAATGCGGCGCAAGCGTTCCGGGAACAAGAACTCGTATTGATTCCGCAAAAAAATAAGGCGCCGTGGCGGGTTGCCAAGCTGCCACCACGACCTAGACCGGCGGGCTTGTCACCGGTCAGAACTGCTTCTCGTGGCACATCTCAAGGTCCACGACACGGCGCCCCTAGGGGGGATTGGGGACTGTATCAGGCCTGTGGATTTCTGCCGTCTGGATACCGGGCCACAGGCGGCCCCGGTTTCACCGGCTTCGTATATCTATTATACTCCATCCATCGAGCGAACGTAAGCGGTTATTTTGTTGCCTTCCTGGTTGAACTCCAACCGTTCCGAGAAAGCGTTTATCAACTTGTATCCACGCTCCTTAATGTGCGTCAGCACGTCAGGCAGCGTCAGGTCAAGCTCGCGGTAGTCGAACCCATCGCCTTCATCTTCCACCGTAATCCGGAACATCCTGTCTGAATGCTTCTCAACATCGATATAAACGCGCTGGTACGGGTCCCGCCGGTTCCCATGAACTACTGCATTCGTCAGCAATTCTCGCAACACTATCATCGCTCCCGGCGATGTCGTCCCATGTGCGGCGAAAAAGTCGTCGGCTTTGCGCAGCACCTCCCGCGCCGTACTGAACCTCGATGGTATCACGACCGATATCGCATTCGGCTTTCGCTC
This genomic interval from Candidatus Hydrogenedentota bacterium contains the following:
- a CDS encoding Gfo/Idh/MocA family oxidoreductase codes for the protein MGRRGFLRRGGTALAAAVFPSIIPATALGREGILAPGDRINLGFIGMGKMAKGHLGSFLGDGRVQVLAIADVERHRRERAAGRVNQYYAERAGAGGYQGCMQYGDFRELCAREDLDAVVIATPDHWHALTAIEAARNGKDIYLEKPMTKTIGEGKALVRAVKHYGRILQVGSQQRSDSTFRFACELVRNGRIGKVHTVHVNVGGPPEDDYLPPEPAPEGLDWNFWLGPAPWRPYNSTFAPPESFDGWPNWRGYRDFAGGGMCDFGAHHYDIAQWGLGMDHTGPVEVQYPDGGGNIAYVYANGIVMHHGGGCEGAAVEWIGDQGRVSVNRGQFLKTDPPGLAHETIGPNEIHLYASDNHKDNWLEAVLTRREPICTVDIGHHTANICNMGNIAYWLKRSLKWDPENEVFPGDPEANRLIGRPMRSPWQA
- a CDS encoding HEAT repeat domain-containing protein, which gives rise to MKRVWVLSLTAVCVVAAALAQEPVLTLDQAMQAARKYELGQDAAPLRFLTELVAKTYGDAAARGELADRFAALLSGDTTFDGKLFACRQLYIIGTVEQLSAIAPLLLDERLSDAARYALEAMPGDAVDQALLDAMGRAGGKVKVGIINSLRARRCASATPPLAGCLRDSDVEVAKAAALALGAIGTTDAARELMLVMIEEVPGLHRTIVDAYLEAAWAELAAGHIDSAREMFRAVHHAPEAKAQLMAAATGWLEADPRSAARLMVIMLTEADFEWVLQAVQHARTIPGEQATQFFVDILENEPLPPENGALLIKALGERGDRLALPAVTRALESEHEAMRAAAIECLGALGDATSVPLLARAAAAAKGDEQRVARQSLYRLSGDAIDRAILDALGKTDGPGRVELIGAAGERKTPGALDLLITQVDDADATVQEAAGKALASVAAFDDLPKIVDVLLSCPEQARGTLARTMVQVARKAGRLEGAAAPVLEALQRTEHSPLVCLLLQALGEIGDPMSLDTLRAAVNDPDETIAYAAVCAISDWPDASPLRDALSIAENAEEERFRSRALDGFVRMLALPSDRAEAETVALYEQALKLATGTGTKRHVLSGLSELADAKALEIAERYVTDEDVATEAAVAAERIRSNFYQAVASLNTETARQAMDKNVDTRWTSGRPQSGDEWFLIDMTRSTEVAGIVLDTSRSTRDYPRGYEVYAYVDEDNPGAPVAKGEGSGPVLEIRFAPVQARFLKIVQTGRVDDGWWWSIDELRVIVK
- a CDS encoding PAS domain-containing protein, which translates into the protein MCRLRNDLNQTEMPDIYWGAPVSTPDVPVPVMSAAFAVGPGPGETVLKFDLRLDLIADGFVGLYPTPGGYVALFTESGQPLGLTGARYDANRPDAPAAPLTLSPAGQPGLAEALARWNSSKDRESRPFMLRINQNAWWFAIRRVVSRENPPLILAAAAPVDDLLFGVHQARDNLLLVGLWGVVAALALSLVLAAILRRPILGLLEQARRHGASEAAYQPQLKSRVTEMRALLEATQGWLRESVQPLPQHNVVSPDTAPIPDAQLQALFSARKEVRDSRTRLEEVRATLREQEAARILLAKRAHDQREALRSLVRSQECRDGGPRNAAAKFMEAAAASLDTARAGLWTLDSDGVLICMDRYETASQAHASGMLLSRAEYPEWFDAMELDPAVAVADVNEERWSRRLAAALGGAPTATALIACPVRIGANIAAVVIYEHTNGPRIWSVDEENQAITFTQALSQFYARPPAPETSTVLPESPAENAGPWAHAPVALWAVDAVGCITHVSRAAQRIYGYTPEQLVGRSFAFLGGDETGQADLEHLLGCVSENITQVQRITTHRCKDGAMREVRIVAAPMRNPEGVCTGMAGIIEPVDETARLAGLGHMLRFLGARDEFMFLALDPGGRVLWLTVSPELEDRLETDLRDTAGRGLHDLLKTWRAPEQQEVFATVVQVCRPQRSEFAAQFPGGSYEFEATYFPVLEDGEAVCVLLCLRENTLGQDGA
- a CDS encoding ATP-binding protein — translated: MQFERKPNAISVVIPSRFSTAREVLRKADDFFAAHGTTSPGAMIVLRELLTNAVVHGNRRDPYQRVYIDVEKHSDRMFRITVEDEGDGFDYRELDLTLPDVLTHIKERGYKLINAFSERLEFNQEGNKITAYVRSMDGV